The Solenopsis invicta isolate M01_SB chromosome 3, UNIL_Sinv_3.0, whole genome shotgun sequence region gttCTTTGGAGAATGTAATGATTTGTAAAGATATACATCACAATATACATGTATCATGAACGTcaatatataagtattaaaaagttTAGCTCGTAACATATTGATATTCGTATTATGAAGAAGTGTAATTACTAAGTATAAACGCAAGAATATGtcttcaaattctttaaattttcacTCACAAATATATGTacttacaaaatactttttttcttttcgctcCCCGGTCGGGGAGAATAACAGCTTTCGTTTATTGTTGCGACGATATAGCACAGgttcctttttttgtttatttaattttctcttaagCTTATAATGTATCTTCTAACACAAAGTCTAATGATTACATCAGCAATcctgtaaaattttgtaaatgtactTATAAGATCGTCACGTGTAGGTTATGTGAGTATTTTATAAACAGGTTGGCCAACTCGTAGTGTGGAATCTATTCCAAACTCCCTAAAAGAATGATCACGTGTCTGATCACGTGATATTCACCAAATTCCATCTGTATATcaaattcaaaaattgaattgttcaaatataaaaaatatcttttatattcagatgagaagaaatttaaagagtaattctagatgataaaataaaacaaaaaaattaaaaataacgttaaaccAACTCTGTTTTAGATAATTTGTATAGAATTGAGGATAAAGCTTTCGACTTGTGAGCAAATTATAGATTCCTTACTAAATTTGGCTATatagtattgaaaaattaatttgatttataacttACTTCACAAATGATCTATAAATTGCATCagagttaaaataataagtatttattattttataccgtgtattttaatgtataagtgcatattaatattatattatatacatttatgttacatatatgtgtgtgagGGAAGCAGGGAAAGAGTCTCATTCAGCCTCGtcgaataattataaattattattttggttTTGGCTAAATAATCCCTCTCACTTTCTCGTGATCTACAgttgttttttttaatcaagaggTGATTATTGAACTGATTGTAATCCCCATTCTCGTGAGTATTTTTTCAAGTAACGATTGTAAAAAGTATGgatataaagattaatttacaaTGTGCTCATTGCTGTTTCTTGTTTTCTGtccattactttttttttatctcttagcACACTATTTTAACGATAATTgtgtttttatcttttctaaaatCCGTCAACTTGTATCTCACtgcaatttcaataaaacaagaattgcacgaagatataaaaagtaaaaaaaaaaagcaaagaagAACACATTGTAAATTAGCTTTAAGAGTCGTATGTAAGCAGAGGTAAGAGAAACATCGTTCAACGCGAGCGAACAAAGAATTAAGTGTAATGTCACTCTCCGTCACTCTTTAACTTATAGATCTCGGTTATGAAATACACGATACGTCACACAAGTCGTTTCGATAACCCGGTATCTGAAGGTGAAGATTATTGCGTGTGGATTCTCGTTGGAATTTATCTCGATCAGTTGAAATTCAACCTTGGTGCTTGCAAGATGACTAcgaagaatttgattaattcGTTCGACGATGCAGTGTCCGAGGCTTTGTCGGGATTGGCCTACACGTATCCGCAATTAGAGCATCATGTATCGCACAGAGTTGTACTATCAGCAGACGTACGTACACATACCCAGATCTATAGATATAATGCTATTGctttattataattgaacaCTGTAAGGTACATTTATTAAGCATTCGATACACAGAAGCAATTTCATTTTTCGgtacttttacaaataataaaaatttctctcttaattttttgtttctataaataaattttacattgcaatacatttatactaattaaatttgtaaaaacattgaaaatgaGTAGAACATATTTATAAGTTCTTCAAGTTTAACGATTTATCGTTCAATTCGaaagtttattaaatacgtCTATACGTTACACTGGAAGAACGGTTTTGTCAaagtttgcaaaaaatttagctgaaactaattttgttaaaataattatgtaggatgcttAAATTGGTTGCTAGTATGTCAAAATTTCTCAGCATTGCTCTCAGTATGCTTGTACGTTTTTCATAATTACTTTGATAgtgcaacaaaattaattctCAGAACtgcatccagctaaattttcgatacttcagtaaaatcgttctttctatgttttttatatgttcTTGGCGCAAGactggcctagtttacaccgagtacttgattcttgtattaacgagtaactttctattaaattatcttaatttcggcaataaatttaggaaataatatattaagctAGTACAtcaacataattaattaaatgtacgtatcatgtatacatttacacgcatcgtcgaaaataaaataatttaatagaaagttacttattagtacgcgtatcaagtgttcggtgtaaactaggacatTATCGTGTCTCTCTCGATACCACTGGATCAAATAGTCGATTTGTATGACTCTTCTTcgtaaatacaataatatatttcttctagaatctaaatttatatgtatatgtgtttaTGTATTGACGTATATTTCAGCATAGGAACCGTCGAGATAAAGTGGCCTTGGTCTGCGGCGGCGGTAGTGGACACGAACCATTTGCCGCAGGTACCTAATTAATGCCGTGTCGTAATATATTATGCGTTTAATTGCATCAAATTGAACGTCTTAATCACCATAAATCTCGTTTgtcttatttacatataaatgagAAGTATTAGGGAAGTTAAGAATTAATTAGGGAATTATCGATACTCTAACATTctgtatcttttattgcattttttttgtagtcgatttcgagaacttttcaaaagagaactataaaaaagttatttttcatcaagtactttccgagttatgaggcttgaaagctacagtgtactgtaactttcaagcctcataactcggaaagtacttaacgaaaataaacttatttgtaatgttttgaaaagctcttgatACCAGCTACTAGATTCTGGTATCAAAAATAGGGTGATccattgaaaaaagttaatgtgaatttgatctgatcttggcgacgccatccaaggtcaaactgaaaAATTCAACAGATCTTTttaaatcctacaacttttatctgaaacatttttccgcATCTTTCATAATTTCCGAGATATTCGGCCCATTACGTTTAAAATTGTTCACCCTGTATAGTTTTGGATTTTCACGTTGTTACTCAAACGCCTTGAGACGTTTAGATTAACAGAAACCTTAAAAAGAACGTAATATATCGTTGatacaaaatcttttatatatgtttagGCTTTGTTGGTAGAGGCATGTTGACAGCTTCTATAGCGGGGTCTATTTTTGCGGCCCCGCCATCTATTCATATCACGTTTGCTCTTCGGTGTATCGCGGAGAATAACAaaggttttttcttttttgaatttcacctaattattgttaaaaattttttttattaacgtgGCATTAACGCCTCCTTTCAGCTGGTATTATGGTCGTGGTGCCCAATTACACGGGGGATTGTCTGAATTTCGGTATAGCGATCGAGAAGGCTCGACAAGCGGGCGTCACGGTAAAGTTGGCATAAAAATTGCTCCCATCGCTCGCAAACAATGATATATAAATGCATCAAAGCTATGTTCGAAAATTATATCCCCATAAGATCAGGTGGAGGAGGTAATCGTCGATGACGACTGCAGCATCCCCGAAAACGAACGGAGCGTCGCCGGTAAGCGCGGACTGGTGGGCATGCTGTTCGTTATCAAGATCGCGGGTGCTTTCGCCGAAAAGGGTTTTCCTCTGTGTCAGGTAGCGGAAATTGCGCGACATGTTTCACAAAGTATCGCGACCTACGGAGTTGGACTGTCCGCGTGCACTATACCAGGTAACGCAATCGAGATTCGTAAGTTGTCGTTAAATTCGCGCAGGTAATCAAGTAATCAAGATATAATCACCGTGTAATCATCCACGTGCTGTTATGCGCGGCCAAGCGCAGATTATCAGAATTCGAACAATGTCTGTTCCTCTATTACTATTTCGTTGCTCAGCCACTTTTCTCGAcatttgatatatttacaaGGTATAGCTTCGCCGGATAATACTTAACTAAATGGGAAAAAAAAGCCACTTGCGATATCGATCGCAATTGACTCTCGATCGTCGTCTCGTTGAAaagaatgttatatttaatatgatttatctacttaaatttataatttataaaagcttGAAATTATTTCGCGCGGGGTGTCAGGTTCTAACGAGTTTTGTCGAAAGGAAATGAGATACACGAAGGTCCGTGATATTGTGCGGCTTTAGAATTAGAACGATTTAGAATCACTCGATATGCTGCTCTGGGAGAATATTGAATGCAGGTCAAGGTCTTATGTTCGAGCTTGCACAGGATGAGGTAGAGTGTGGAATGGGGGTGCACGGAGAAGCGGGATACGAGAGAATTAAGCTTAGGACCGCATCCGAATTGGTGACGCTAATGCTGAAGCGCATTTGCGAGGCCTTATCTTTGTCCGCTAATGACTCGGTCGCGGTTATAGTCAACAATTTCGGTGCTTTAAGTCAATTGGAGCAAGGAATCGTCGTCTATGAAGTTGTAAATCAGTTGCGTGAGTATTTGTTTGtcgtttctttcttcttcttctttctctttttcatatACATCATGAGTCATAGATCATGAAATGACGAATCGATTACATCTGTTACATCAAATTATCCTCAAAAAGAAAGTTATAAATGTgagcaataaattttttgcagGAAACATGAGTATACATCCCGCTCGCGTCTATTCCGGTAGCTTGATGACATCTTTAAATAGTGCCGGGATACACATAAGTTTGTTAAAGTTGAACGAAAGCCATGGGGACGTATTCATCGAGTGTCTCGATGAAGAAACGGCCGCACCTTGTTGGCCAGGCTGTGCCTACAGTGTACCTTCAACTTTAACGAGCACCCCATCGAAAGATACGGAGAGGAAAGAAGTGAAGAAGATAGGAATAGCGTTGAACGTGCGCGACCAGCATCTGATTAAATCGTGTTTGAAAGACGCCTGTGTCGCCGTTATCGAGAAGGAAGCGTATCTCAATGGACTGGATCGCGGTTGCGGAGACGGAGACTGCGGATCGACGTTGAAACGATTTGCCGATGGTATACATACAGCAATgtgcactgttaaaaatgtcatgaaattcaatgcatttttaagttacacattaaatttaatgtacaataaatttaatgtatcaataagtAAAAATCATGTGCATGaaattagtgcacttttgacaacatcaaatttacattaaatgtacattaaatgttttttaatatatctgcttgaaatttgcttccgttacatttcattaaattctgctgccgatttttaacagtgtacagCAACGTGCATTGTTAAAAATGTCGTGAAATTCAATGCATTTTTAAgttatgcattaaatttaatggatctataactgaaaagcatgtgcatgaaatttagtgtacctttgacaacattaaatttacattaaatgtacataaaatgttttcaacGTATCTGTTTGAAACTTACTtccgttacattaaattttgctgccgatttttaacagtgtagctATTTACGTCTCTTAATTTCCAATAAGTTTACTGGCTTCATCCCGTGCGTTTGTGCCCAGGTATTTTAAGTAATTTGGATAATTTGTCCGTGTCGCATCCGGCAGCGTTATTAACGGAAATCGCGAATATTGCGGAGGAACGCATGGGTGGATCTTCTGGAGCActctattgtttattttttacgacTAGCGCAAAAGTGTTGGCGTCATTCGAGCAAGAGGAAGACATGCGACTGATTTGGTTTAACGCATTTCAGAGTGGATTAAATTgtttggagaaatacggaaaagcGAAAGCTGGCGATAGAACTATGGTTTGTGTGTGTGCATTTACGCACATTATTAAAGTGTACATATTATTGTTACAGTAGAGTCTCCTTAATTTTGGCCCCCGTAATCTTTGCATTCCTTCACACGTACTTTACAAACACTAATATCATATCCCTTCCTATTACAGAATACCCCCATCACAGCACGAGTCTaccaatcaccgtgtacttTGCTCGCGCaagtacacggtgattggtGGACTCGTGCTGTGATGAgggtattctataattttagcATTTTCCGCTCTTATCGCCCCATCGGCCAAAATGAAAAAGACTCTACTGTATTGCGATATTAACGCTACAGTAAGATTTTGGagcataaagattttttttatgtttctttttcatattttacttgtcgcaaaaataattgaaCTTATTGCGCAATGTATGTGGGATATAAAAAATGCAagggaaaatttaattaatatttttagatcgATACAATGCACGCGGCGTGTACGACATACGAAAAATTGTTAGAAGAAAATCCGAGtgatttttatgacaaaatagCTACGGCGGCGTGGGAAGGATGCTATTCTACAAAACATATGAAACCAAAGTGAGTGGATTTAAAAATTAGAGACATCTAATTcgaaatgatataaattattgttcataaattattcaacattCTTAATTTGGTTTTATTACTCTCTTGTGTAATAAAACGTATAACGTAGCGGTGCGTCTGTTTACAGAGCAGGACGAGCTAGTTATATAAAACAAACTCAATATTTAATGGATATGGACGCTGGAGCGTATGGCGCAGCAATATGGATTGCAAGCATTGTACAGACGATTACGCATTTCAAGGAATAACACACTCCtttttcttttgtctttttttcgTGTTTCCTATTCAATACTTGATCGTTATCGTAAAGATTattatagaagaaataaaaaacttaataataaataacaagtttattaaaacataaaggAATTAACTAACGATtagatatatatctatatattagaTAACTATAGAACATTTTCTCCTATAGAACATTTGAAATAACGCCGATATTATGTCATATATACTATATCTATATATTGACTGTATGactatatgaaataaaaatagttgtttttgcttttgtaaatacaataaaagtacattttttaaaaatatacattcccgatagatatataaatatttaataacgtaGAGATTCTCAAACTTAACTAGATATCTCAAACTTAACGTGAGAGATGACATAGAATTCGCATTATTGTTTGGCAGTATTTTGCCGATTAATCGGATTATAATTTATCTGCATCGACGATCCTTAAAGTATAGACAGATCAAACTTAccgctttattttattttacacgccaatatagaataaataagtaattgtgTGTGTTTCACGAGATTAGCCGAAGAGGTTGGTCACAAAGTTGTTAAATCCGTTACTGATAGACGAGAAGATACCGCTATTGGCATCGGCCGCGGTATTAATTCCCGATTGGGGCCGATAATGTAACGTGTGATCGCGGTGCGGATAAGGCCTTCCGCCGCCAATGTTTCCGTTATATAAAATGGATCCATTGTCATCGTCGTATTGTctctgttttaaatataatgaactTTAATGTATGTAGGAGTAAATTTTTCCCTCCTTTTCACAAcataataaacagaaaaaaaatacatgtagcCCATTGTATTCTACGCCAGATTGACACCCTCTTTgtctaaaattgtatttttgtcaaaagcatcattttatctatttttcgcGTAATTGTTatcgattatttttaaattcagatTCGAATTTAGCATgcaaaattacattgaaaatgACTACTGCACTTTATTTGCAACAGTGGAGGATTCGAATAAGGAAATAACGAAGAAAACTTTTCTGAAGGAAAACTCTTTCGTTTGACTAACGAAATCAAGATTAatgcttaatatttttcaaaaagtcaGAAATTGGAATTGAAAACTGGAACCTTTAATTTACTTCTAAATTTTGGTACCTTACAGGCTACTTTTATAAGGctacttaaatataattttaaatagggAAAGGAGGGTAGTCGATCTCTGacgtgaaataaattataaacgtaGTCAATTTAAGTACGCGACAAGGAACGCGTGAATCTTTTTGTTGTGACGACTTTACTTACTTTCGTTGAATAAAGGGTTACGTTGAGGAGCGTCGGATGTTGTTCAATCACTACAAATTCCACCTCACGAGGTATATATCCGTTCGAAAATACCTGACGAGAATCGCACTtgatgtatatgtatatgtatgtaatagGCAAATAACGCAACGAACCACTTCTCGTTTCATCATACACATTTTACATTCTACTAGCACGCGCAAGGTAATAAGTGAATGGTTGTATTGAATAGTTTATCATTACGTACCTCTAACTTGTAAATACCAGGCAAGAGAATTCTCCAAAATTCGCCGTATTTCGTTGTCGAGAAACTGACGTCTCGTGATTTCACTTTAACGGAAGCCCTCTCGATGGGATTACCATTTTCGTCGAAAACAAAACCGTGAACGCCCCTGTGGGCCTCCGCTAGAAATTTGATCAGAGACTGAAAAGATAATAAATgcgcatatttttataaagaagagaaaaacggAACGTATATGCAATATCTACGATATTTAAAGAGTTACgctgaaccattaaaaaaaaaaaaatttatcggaCGTCTAACTTGGTTGTtatagaatgtcaaaactgtttgcagtaaCATTATCGTGCTAGGGCatcctacaaaattatttcctcATCTGTTCCAGCTAAATTTTGAGATCTCGCAGTTGCAAAATGAGGAATTCACCCTAAGACCACAGAATCGGGTCGGACACGTCTCGTGTGTcactctctccctttctccgtGCGATCTTTATTTCAAGAGCCACTCACCGCTCGATTCTCCGCCCAATAATGCGGCAGATCCGTGGCCGGGGGATACTTGCAGCAAGAAAGCTCCAAGGTGATCTCCATGCAGCCGTTCCACACGTAGTTGAAGTCTTGCATACCGCCGGTAAGCGGGTACCACTCGGCGCCGTTTGTAATTCCACGTTTAAATGCGGGCTGAGACGACGAGCACGGTAATCCCTGATACATAGACCCGTGGTTTCGAGAGTACGTCAACGATAAATGTTGAAACACGTCGTCATCCGGCGAAACGCTCGGCGTCGACGAGAAACTCTGAAACACTATTCTCTCTATATGACATTGTTATCGTTTACTATCGTTACGCTATCTATCTGTAGAGTACGAGGATGTTTCGTGTAATCTACGTGCTGTTCCCGAAGATCTCCGAAAGGGAGAGATTTTTGCTTCCAATTTCTCAACGAATACTATACAGTTTTACCTTTACACGAGAGATCATCTCCTTTTCTCGCTCGTGCCGTCCCGTATGCGCCGCGCACACTTTCCTTTCCTCTTTCCCTTTTATTTTGTCAGAGCAAAACTGTACGCGTCCGTTTCGTGCCGCGTCTAATTGTGCGcgactaaataatatttcatttttatacgtGCGGTTCACTTCCAAAAAACAGCGAAGCTACCGTTCTATCGGCGTAAACCGTGGACCTTGTCATTTACCTTCAATGTTCCAACGCGACATTCGAGCCAATCGTGAGCGATCGTGTACCACTGCGAAATGTTTCTTTACGCTTTGCAAAGCAAATGATGGAGTAAATGTCGCTATATCGAGcactaataataaaagataatcaTGTGTTGCACAATACCTGCACATAGCGGCGCCGATCGACATATTCCTGACGGCATGAAAGTTTATATAATATCATGATAGCTTCAAAGCTACGCGCAGCTATGGTCACAGCTGTCTATGTTAATACATCGACGGCTCGTGTTGTACGTAA contains the following coding sequences:
- the LOC105199421 gene encoding triokinase/FMN cyclase, with translation MKYTIRHTSRFDNPVSEGEDYCVWILVGIYLDQLKFNLGACKMTTKNLINSFDDAVSEALSGLAYTYPQLEHHVSHRVVLSADHRNRRDKVALVCGGGSGHEPFAAGFVGRGMLTASIAGSIFAAPPSIHITFALRCIAENNKAGIMVVVPNYTGDCLNFGIAIEKARQAGVTVEEVIVDDDCSIPENERSVAGKRGLVGMLFVIKIAGAFAEKGFPLCQVAEIARHVSQSIATYGVGLSACTIPGQGLMFELAQDEVECGMGVHGEAGYERIKLRTASELVTLMLKRICEALSLSANDSVAVIVNNFGALSQLEQGIVVYEVVNQLRNMSIHPARVYSGSLMTSLNSAGIHISLLKLNESHGDVFIECLDEETAAPCWPGCAYSVPSTLTSTPSKDTERKEVKKIGIALNVRDQHLIKSCLKDACVAVIEKEAYLNGLDRGCGDGDCGSTLKRFADGILSNLDNLSVSHPAALLTEIANIAEERMGGSSGALYCLFFTTSAKVLASFEQEEDMRLIWFNAFQSGLNCLEKYGKAKAGDRTMIDTMHAACTTYEKLLEENPSDFYDKIATAAWEGCYSTKHMKPKAGRASYIKQTQYLMDMDAGAYGAAIWIASIVQTITHFKE
- the LOC105199420 gene encoding carboxypeptidase M isoform X1; protein product: MYRPLFFLAFVCGSIHGMQFHNKGDVPRLYHPRYLSYEEPYNIEFKYHNYEQMSRFLRATSLRFQNLTALYSIGKSVKGRDLWVMVVSSSPYEHMIGKPDVKYIANIHGNEAVGRELMLHLIHSLVTSYGSDAYITWLLDNTRIHILPSMNPDGFEVSKEGRCDGGQGRYNARGFDLNRNFPDYFKQNNKKSQPETEAVKEWVSKIQFVLSGSLHGGALVASYPFDNTPNSRICRSAPLCAVFQSFSSTPSVSPDDDVFQHLSLTYSRNHGSMYQGLPCSSSQPAFKRGITNGAEWYPLTGGMQDFNYVWNGCMEITLELSCCKYPPATDLPHYWAENRASLIKFLAEAHRGVHGFVFDENGNPIERASVKVKSRDVSFSTTKYGEFWRILLPGIYKLEVFSNGYIPREVEFVVIEQHPTLLNVTLYSTKRQYDDDNGSILYNGNIGGGRPYPHRDHTLHYRPQSGINTAADANSGIFSSISNGFNNFVTNLFG
- the LOC105199420 gene encoding carboxypeptidase M isoform X2 is translated as MYRPLFFLAFVCGSIHGMQFHNKGDVPRLYHPRYLSYEEPYNIEFKYHNYEQMSRFLRATSLRFQNLTALYSIGKSVKGRDLWVMVVSSSPYEHMIGKPDVKYIANIHGNEAVGRELMLHLIHSLVTSYGSDAYITWLLDNTRIHILPSMNPDGFEVSKEGRCDGGQGRYNARGFDLNRNFPDYFKQNNKKSQPETEAVKEWVSKIQFVLSGSLHGGALVASYPFDNTPNSLFQSFSSTPSVSPDDDVFQHLSLTYSRNHGSMYQGLPCSSSQPAFKRGITNGAEWYPLTGGMQDFNYVWNGCMEITLELSCCKYPPATDLPHYWAENRASLIKFLAEAHRGVHGFVFDENGNPIERASVKVKSRDVSFSTTKYGEFWRILLPGIYKLEVFSNGYIPREVEFVVIEQHPTLLNVTLYSTKRQYDDDNGSILYNGNIGGGRPYPHRDHTLHYRPQSGINTAADANSGIFSSISNGFNNFVTNLFG